The Phycisphaerae bacterium DNA window TCCCAAATGATGAAGCGGCGAATTTTTCTTTAAAAGCTAACAATCTATTGATTACCGTTCAGCCAAAAGAATATTATATCGTGCGTGCATGGGTAAAATCACAGAATAAATGTTCGGCAATGCTTTCAGTAACGATTAAAGACAGCAAATCCGCCAATCTCGATTCTTATACATCACAGTATCGGATATCAGGTAAATGGAGCATAATTGAAACAGCCGTTTTCACCGCTGACAAGGGCGCCCTTCTCAGGCTGGACTTTACTTTCACAGGTAATGGAAAAGTTTACATCGACGATATTACTGTACAACGGTGCAGCAGAGAGCGGTTCTGGAATCTGGATTTCGAATCGGTCGAAAATTCATGGCCGAGAAGCTGGCCCGCAGTCGCGTGGCCCCCGAACAAAAGCAGGGTTTATTCTTCGAACAAATCGCCATTCGATGGTAACGGCTGCATGGCTTTCGAATTAAAAGGAGAAAACGGTCGTGCAGTTGCACTGAATTTTCCAAATAAACTCGCAGGCTCCGCTGTCGAGACTCCGATAGCATTGTCAGGGCTGAAAAGTTTCGGCATCGCCTGCCGCAGCAGCGGGCCGAAAATAAGTCTTGTCGCCAACTACTACACAGGACCTTCACGCAAGGCGATAGAGCGTTTCGATTTGCCGGCAACAGGCAAATGGCAGCAGTTTAATTGCGTCTTAACGCCCTCCGCAGAAACAGATTACGTGCAGCTTGAAATTTTAGCCGAAGGTCAGGGCACAGCCTTTGTCGATAAAATTACAATCAACCCTCTGGCAGATATTGCTCTGGTTAAAGGCAATGCCGTAGAACGACAATGGCTGAATGTTTCTACGGAAAAACCGGCAGACCTCGGAAAAATAAACACTTCGTCACAGGAAATTTATCAACCCATAACGGCATCTAAAAACAAAAGTCTTGTCAATGCGCTGAAAGCCAACCGCGGAATTCATCCGCGTCTTATGTTCAAACAGGAAGATATTGAAAAATTTAAAAACATGGCAGGCGGTACGCACGCACACATGTACGACCGGCTGATTGAAGCCGTAAATAATCAGCTCGCCGGCAAACTCAACGGCCACAATAACTGGACTGCCGCGATACTGCAGTCGTTCGGATACGTTATGACGCAGGATAAGACCGTGCTTGCACAGGCTAAACTTTGGCTGCTGGATATCTGCGACCAGTACTGGATGCCGAGCGATTTGAGTTATACATTCGGGACCCCTGCTCTGGCACTTGGATACGACTGGCTTTATCCGGTTCTGACTCCGCAGGAACGTGACGAGCTTCGTTTGAAAATTTCGATATTCACCCGGCCATGGTATGAAGTCACGGTCGCAATGGGCAAATCGGGGGCATGGCAGTTTAACCATGTAAATCTGCGGCCTATCGGATTCGGTCTTGCAGGCATGACCCTGTACGGCGACGGCTGCGCCTACGGCGGCGACGAAACCGCAGCTGACTGGGCAAACTATTCGAAATGGTGTATTGACAGCACCATCGCAACGCTGCCGACAGACGGTTCTTATCAGGAAGGCGTACATTACTGGTCGTGCGTATCTGAATGGTTTGTCAAATATTTTCTCGCATATCAAAGACTCACCGGTGAAAATTTATACGATTCAAGCAACTGGTTTAAGACAACCGAGGCTTTTCGTTTTTATCTTACGACAACGGACTGGCAAAATCAGGCCTGTTTTTCAGACTGCATAATAGATGAAATTGAAAATTATCCATCGGTTACCTCGCGCGCACTGGCAGGTCAAAACGGACCTTATGCACAATTGGCACAATGGGTCGCGGATAAATGCAATTCGCTTAACGATGTAAGCGCTGCAAGAAACGATGAACGTAGAGTATGGGAATTTCTTGTTTATGACCCTCGAGTAAAGCCGGCCGGCCCAGAAGAACTGAACCTGCAGAAATTGCATTACTTTGATGATATCGGTGTCGTAGCCAGCCATAGCAGTTGGGATGCCAACGACACGTTTTTTGTTTTCAAGTGCGGACCTTATGGCTGCGATAGCGGCGCAAAACGTTACGAAGCGGGCCTCGGAGGCAGATGGGGACATAATCATCCCGATGCCGCAAGCTGGCAGTTGTTTCATCGTGGAATACCGCTGGCTCTCGATGTCGGTTACGATATGTGCAAACGTACATTTAACCATAACACTATAATGCCCGGCGATTTCACACAAATCGGCGACGGTGAAACGTGGCTGTCTTCCATTACACCTTATAGTCAGGCTCCTCGGATAACGAAATTCGCAGGCGACAGCAACCTGTTTTATATCAAGGCACAGGCGGCAGGCAATTATGATAGTAATGCGCAA harbors:
- a CDS encoding glycoside hydrolase family 88 protein, with the protein product MLKRVVTSYFIIVFLPLLALAKSNIYSEDFSLGAQGWQVSPAAVDFNYSSGIGHEFNGCAVLNIPNDEAANFSLKANNLLITVQPKEYYIVRAWVKSQNKCSAMLSVTIKDSKSANLDSYTSQYRISGKWSIIETAVFTADKGALLRLDFTFTGNGKVYIDDITVQRCSRERFWNLDFESVENSWPRSWPAVAWPPNKSRVYSSNKSPFDGNGCMAFELKGENGRAVALNFPNKLAGSAVETPIALSGLKSFGIACRSSGPKISLVANYYTGPSRKAIERFDLPATGKWQQFNCVLTPSAETDYVQLEILAEGQGTAFVDKITINPLADIALVKGNAVERQWLNVSTEKPADLGKINTSSQEIYQPITASKNKSLVNALKANRGIHPRLMFKQEDIEKFKNMAGGTHAHMYDRLIEAVNNQLAGKLNGHNNWTAAILQSFGYVMTQDKTVLAQAKLWLLDICDQYWMPSDLSYTFGTPALALGYDWLYPVLTPQERDELRLKISIFTRPWYEVTVAMGKSGAWQFNHVNLRPIGFGLAGMTLYGDGCAYGGDETAADWANYSKWCIDSTIATLPTDGSYQEGVHYWSCVSEWFVKYFLAYQRLTGENLYDSSNWFKTTEAFRFYLTTTDWQNQACFSDCIIDEIENYPSVTSRALAGQNGPYAQLAQWVADKCNSLNDVSAARNDERRVWEFLVYDPRVKPAGPEELNLQKLHYFDDIGVVASHSSWDANDTFFVFKCGPYGCDSGAKRYEAGLGGRWGHNHPDAASWQLFHRGIPLALDVGYDMCKRTFNHNTIMPGDFTQIGDGETWLSSITPYSQAPRITKFAGDSNLFYIKAQAAGNYDSNAQLKQFDRTVYGIGGKWFVIIDDLASDVNHSYQWILNTRRAGNITGRTVEIIDDGGPVPRGKYHPNKGDIGKINPNGPSRLIVQFFSPEKLTLTGQITDIEKPIDTFTQVWRMKAVTEPVKTAKFISVIVPLGPADETPCINYTDNTIIFDTNSGRTVFELNTGGVPRIKFQTKETFFDRAYILQTMKQVTVFQKQFADDTNGTDWKTGTFYTGVLAAYKATGDKYFYDIVKDWGKAAGWKLANQPFHADYLCAGQTFLDMYLLDKDPNMRADVERKLAGYFGKRTITYEEMPHVTNKDSKRSFRGREAWYWCDSLFMAPPVFTKMYTVTNDKRYLKLMDKFYWDTTEFLLDKKANLFYRDLRYFTAKTPQGNSVFWSRGNGWVYAGLIRILDNMPADWPTRDKYLELFRKMTEGIVKYQQADGLWRSSLNEPSWYDMPETSGSSFFCYGLAAGINRGYLDKSKYLPAATKAWQGLLGCVNSQGRLGHVQLVASKPGSVKEEDFTNYAQGAFLLAASEIYKMHPSFP